In one window of Comamonas testosteroni DNA:
- a CDS encoding LemA family protein, with protein sequence MKRWLLAIATAASMLSLTGCGYNDFQRLDEKSKAAWSEVLNQYQRRSDLIPNIVATVKGEANFEQETLTKVIEARAKATSIQATPELINNPEAFNKFQQAQGEISSALSRLMVVAERYPELKANQAFRDLRVTLEGTENRITVARNEYIGTVQAYNVLARSFPTNITAKVFSYQVKPTFTVQNEAQISQPPAVDFSTPAAPAGNK encoded by the coding sequence ATGAAACGCTGGCTTCTGGCAATCGCAACCGCCGCCTCCATGCTCTCCCTCACGGGCTGCGGCTACAACGACTTTCAGCGCCTGGATGAAAAATCCAAGGCGGCCTGGAGCGAAGTGCTGAATCAGTACCAGCGCCGGTCGGACCTGATTCCGAACATCGTCGCCACAGTCAAGGGCGAGGCCAACTTCGAGCAGGAGACGTTGACCAAGGTGATCGAAGCACGCGCCAAGGCCACCTCGATTCAGGCCACTCCCGAGCTGATCAACAACCCCGAAGCCTTCAACAAGTTCCAGCAAGCACAGGGCGAGATTTCCAGCGCACTCTCGCGCCTGATGGTGGTGGCGGAACGCTATCCCGAGCTCAAGGCAAATCAGGCGTTCCGCGATCTGCGCGTGACGCTGGAGGGCACGGAAAATCGCATCACCGTGGCGCGCAACGAATACATAGGCACCGTACAGGCCTACAACGTGCTGGCGCGCAGCTTCCCCACCAATATCACGGCCAAGGTATTCAGCTACCAGGTCAAGCCGACCTTCACGGTGCAGAACGAGGCCCAGATTTCCCAGCCACCGGCCGTGGACTTCTCAACGCCTGCAGCGCCTGCTGGCAACAAGTAA
- a CDS encoding cold shock and DUF1294 domain-containing protein → MRYSGTLTQWNGERGFGWIEADGGGERLFVHISAFEPRPPAEQRPQPGLRLEFAVGMEQGRKRALQVAWRAGGSVPHARSSPVRRNSPSVGRLQSSRTPPQGWHASSGFSYGVLLVWLLLMLAAAVIWGVPRIFWLVYAGLSMLTFMAYWQDKWAAQKGQWRTPEKTLQTMALAGGWPGALLAQQWLRHKSSKTSFQLQFWLMVLINVVAVLWLCSPYGRHVLA, encoded by the coding sequence ATGCGCTACAGCGGTACCTTGACGCAATGGAATGGCGAGCGTGGCTTCGGCTGGATAGAGGCCGATGGCGGTGGCGAGCGCCTGTTTGTCCATATCAGTGCTTTTGAGCCGCGCCCGCCCGCAGAGCAGCGTCCCCAGCCCGGCCTGCGTCTGGAGTTTGCCGTCGGTATGGAGCAGGGCAGAAAGCGCGCGCTTCAGGTTGCATGGCGCGCTGGCGGTTCGGTGCCTCATGCCCGCTCGTCTCCGGTGCGGCGCAACAGCCCGTCTGTAGGGCGTTTGCAGTCCTCGCGTACGCCGCCTCAGGGCTGGCATGCCTCCAGCGGCTTCAGCTATGGGGTGTTGCTGGTTTGGCTGCTGCTGATGCTGGCCGCCGCCGTCATCTGGGGCGTACCGCGCATCTTCTGGCTGGTCTATGCGGGCCTGAGCATGCTGACCTTCATGGCCTACTGGCAGGACAAATGGGCCGCCCAGAAGGGGCAGTGGCGCACACCGGAAAAAACGCTGCAGACCATGGCGCTGGCCGGAGGCTGGCCCGGTGCCCTGCTGGCCCAGCAGTGGCTGCGCCACAAAAGCAGCAAGACCAGCTTTCAGCTGCAGTTCTGGCTCATGGTCCTGATCAATGTGGTTGCAGTGCTCTGGCTGTGTTCGCCGTATGGGCGGCATGTGCTGGCCTGA
- a CDS encoding YheT family hydrolase — translation MNFEQFRAPWWQPGGHVQTIWAALYAKGGVFPAWRRERWDTPDGDFIDVDFSSHPAGANAPTLVLFHGLEGSSSSHYAKALAQVCAQRGWHLAVPHFRGCSGEPNRLLRAYHSGDADEVDWILRRLQQGASGELLAMGVSLGGNALARWAGLQQQAAAELVKGAAVICAPLDLVAGGVNLGQGLNRWIYTPVFLRTLVPKALAKWQQAPGLFDRQRLQRARTLHDFDDVFTAPVHGFRDADDYWRRASAKPLLKQVAVPLLLLNARNDPFVPVHSLPTPDEVSAAVQLWQPPHGGHVGFASGAWPAHVQAMPLAVTEWLEQWL, via the coding sequence ATGAATTTCGAACAATTTCGTGCACCTTGGTGGCAACCCGGAGGTCATGTCCAGACCATCTGGGCTGCACTCTATGCGAAGGGCGGGGTGTTTCCTGCGTGGCGGCGCGAGCGCTGGGATACGCCTGATGGCGACTTCATCGATGTTGATTTTTCAAGTCATCCGGCAGGTGCAAACGCTCCCACTCTGGTGCTGTTTCACGGCCTGGAAGGCTCGTCCTCAAGTCACTACGCCAAGGCCCTGGCACAGGTCTGCGCGCAGCGCGGCTGGCATCTGGCCGTGCCGCATTTTCGCGGCTGCAGCGGTGAGCCCAACCGCCTGCTGCGCGCCTACCACTCCGGCGATGCGGACGAGGTGGACTGGATTTTGCGACGGCTACAGCAAGGCGCGAGCGGCGAATTGCTGGCAATGGGGGTATCGTTGGGCGGCAATGCCCTTGCGCGCTGGGCCGGGCTGCAGCAGCAGGCGGCTGCAGAGCTCGTCAAGGGCGCGGCAGTGATCTGTGCGCCGCTGGATCTGGTGGCCGGAGGCGTCAATCTGGGCCAGGGGCTCAATCGCTGGATCTACACCCCCGTCTTCCTGCGTACCCTGGTGCCCAAGGCACTGGCCAAATGGCAGCAGGCGCCGGGCCTGTTCGATAGGCAGCGGCTGCAGCGTGCGCGAACCCTGCATGACTTTGACGATGTGTTCACGGCCCCGGTTCATGGCTTCAGGGATGCCGATGATTACTGGCGCAGGGCATCGGCCAAGCCCCTGCTCAAGCAAGTGGCCGTGCCCTTGTTGCTGCTCAATGCGCGCAACGATCCGTTTGTGCCGGTGCACAGCCTGCCCACGCCCGATGAGGTGAGCGCAGCCGTGCAGCTATGGCAGCCGCCGCATGGAGGGCATGTAGGCTTTGCCAGCGGTGCATGGCCTGCCCATGTGCAGGCCATGCCACTGGCCGTGACCGAATGGCTGGAACAGTGGCTTTGA
- a CDS encoding c-type cytochrome: protein MSEQHHEEAHTGPIKKPKQLLLAVFFSFVVPIFVIIGLVKFVTSSDTTGAGTANAEMAKAMRLQKVGTVEIRDANRPLRGGAEVFKSQCAACHETGVAGAPKFQDATAWGPRIKQSLETLVHSALTGKGAMAAQGGGEFNDTEIARGVVYMANAAGANFPEPQPAAGAAAGDAPAAAPAAPVAAAPAAAVATTEAVPTPAAAPAAAAASDVGKNIYNTTCMACHASGVAGAPKFGDKAAWAPFIAKGMDDMVQKATQGVGAMPPKGGSTASDADFKAAIQYMVDAAK, encoded by the coding sequence ATGAGCGAGCAACACCACGAAGAAGCCCATACAGGCCCCATTAAAAAACCCAAGCAGTTGTTGCTTGCTGTCTTCTTCTCGTTTGTGGTTCCCATCTTCGTCATCATCGGTCTGGTCAAGTTCGTGACTTCGTCCGACACCACGGGCGCAGGTACGGCCAATGCCGAAATGGCCAAGGCCATGCGTCTACAAAAAGTGGGAACGGTGGAAATTCGTGATGCCAACCGCCCTCTGCGCGGTGGCGCGGAAGTCTTCAAGTCGCAATGCGCAGCCTGCCATGAAACCGGCGTAGCCGGCGCACCCAAATTCCAGGATGCGACAGCCTGGGGCCCGCGCATCAAGCAGAGCCTGGAAACGCTGGTGCACTCTGCCCTGACCGGCAAGGGTGCAATGGCGGCCCAGGGTGGCGGCGAGTTCAATGACACGGAAATTGCCCGTGGCGTGGTCTATATGGCCAATGCTGCCGGCGCCAACTTCCCCGAGCCCCAGCCTGCTGCCGGCGCAGCAGCTGGTGATGCCCCCGCAGCAGCACCTGCGGCCCCTGTCGCCGCTGCACCTGCAGCCGCTGTTGCAACCACCGAGGCAGTACCCACGCCCGCCGCGGCTCCGGCAGCTGCCGCGGCCTCCGATGTGGGCAAGAACATCTACAACACCACCTGTATGGCCTGCCACGCCAGTGGTGTCGCCGGGGCGCCCAAGTTTGGCGACAAGGCTGCCTGGGCGCCTTTCATTGCCAAGGGCATGGACGATATGGTGCAGAAGGCCACCCAAGGTGTCGGGGCCATGCCTCCCAAAGGCGGCTCCACCGCTTCGGACGCAGACTTCAAGGCCGCCATTCAGTACATGGTGGATGCAGCCAAGTAA
- a CDS encoding TPM domain-containing protein: MHQTPQALIHKALVAIVFAWLALLAALPVWAQGAAGTQLQPVPELTARIIDQTGTLSPGDLQSLSEQLKKLEDETGAQVAVLMVATTAPEDIAAYAWRVASSWKLGRKDIGDGSVIVVAKNDRRMRIEVARKLEGAIPDIQAARIIDGAMKPRFGADDYAGGLSAAIEQMSLLIHGEKLPSPPSQPRKSGKSWADQLDFLLPLLFFGFPIGIAIARAIFGRVLGSLLIGGIAGVAAYVVTTSLLIAGVAGFLGLIFTLLSNLSRGGGGPYISTGGGGGWSSGSGGGFSSGGGGSFGGGGASGDW; this comes from the coding sequence ATGCACCAAACACCTCAAGCTCTTATACATAAAGCGCTTGTAGCTATTGTTTTTGCATGGCTGGCACTGCTTGCTGCGCTGCCAGTCTGGGCGCAAGGTGCTGCAGGCACGCAGCTGCAACCTGTGCCGGAGCTCACTGCGCGCATCATCGACCAGACCGGCACGCTGAGCCCCGGCGATCTGCAATCGCTGAGCGAGCAGCTCAAGAAGCTGGAGGATGAGACCGGCGCCCAGGTCGCCGTGCTCATGGTTGCCACCACGGCCCCGGAAGACATCGCCGCCTATGCCTGGCGTGTGGCCAGCAGCTGGAAGCTGGGACGCAAGGACATAGGCGATGGCTCTGTCATCGTCGTGGCCAAGAACGACAGGCGCATGCGTATCGAAGTGGCGCGCAAGCTGGAAGGCGCCATTCCCGACATCCAGGCTGCACGCATCATCGACGGAGCCATGAAGCCGCGCTTTGGCGCCGACGACTATGCGGGTGGACTGTCTGCCGCCATCGAGCAGATGAGCCTGCTGATTCATGGCGAGAAACTGCCCTCACCGCCGTCCCAGCCGCGCAAGTCCGGCAAGTCCTGGGCTGACCAGCTGGACTTTCTGCTGCCACTACTGTTCTTCGGTTTTCCGATCGGGATTGCCATCGCCCGCGCCATCTTTGGCCGCGTGCTGGGTTCGCTGCTCATTGGCGGCATTGCCGGGGTGGCTGCCTATGTGGTCACCACCAGCCTGTTGATTGCGGGCGTGGCAGGATTTCTGGGCCTGATCTTCACCCTGCTCTCCAATCTCTCGCGTGGCGGGGGCGGACCGTATATCAGCACTGGCGGGGGCGGCGGATGGAGCAGCGGCAGTGGAGGCGGTTTCAGCTCCGGTGGCGGCGGCAGCTTTGGTGGCGGTGGCGCCTCGGGGGATTGGTGA
- a CDS encoding TPM domain-containing protein, giving the protein MSNIFQRLARLVRHRWAEQHLRKALPPATLKELELLIAKSELGHTGQVRICVEAGLPWSYIWRDATARQRALSQFAKLHVWDTEHNNGALIYLLLADHAIEIVADRALDRTMSAEQWQTLISDMQSAFKGGHFSVGLVSALERVNRQLQAHFPRKSAANTQRNLPDAPVIQRHLPGRSR; this is encoded by the coding sequence ATGAGCAATATCTTCCAACGCCTGGCACGCCTGGTGCGGCACCGCTGGGCCGAACAGCATCTGCGCAAGGCCTTGCCGCCTGCCACGCTCAAGGAGCTGGAACTGCTGATTGCCAAAAGCGAGCTGGGCCACACCGGCCAAGTCCGCATCTGCGTCGAGGCCGGCCTGCCCTGGAGCTATATCTGGCGCGATGCCACGGCCCGCCAGCGTGCGCTCTCGCAGTTCGCCAAACTCCATGTCTGGGACACGGAGCACAATAACGGTGCCCTCATCTACCTGCTGCTGGCCGACCACGCCATAGAAATCGTGGCCGACCGCGCCCTGGACCGCACCATGAGCGCCGAGCAATGGCAAACGTTGATCAGCGATATGCAGTCCGCCTTCAAGGGCGGGCATTTCAGTGTGGGCCTGGTATCGGCATTGGAGCGCGTCAACCGGCAACTGCAGGCGCATTTCCCGCGCAAATCCGCGGCCAACACGCAGCGCAACCTGCCCGATGCGCCCGTGATCCAAAGGCATCTGCCGGGCCGCAGCCGCTGA
- a CDS encoding DUF2946 family protein, which translates to MDDIVKQAMAKWPNVPACSGWLGLDARGQWWLRDEQAQACGAFASGQPGARGSLLRHEKLAEFIGRNYLAESDGRWYFQNGPQRVYVELESAPWIWRLRGTEHGVQLRSHTGQELAAEQVQQVLLDEQGRLFLALPQGLGMVHSLDMLDAANALEGGVLPEVQEVDSASLPLKFGFVPSPKADQV; encoded by the coding sequence ATGGATGACATCGTGAAGCAGGCCATGGCGAAATGGCCCAATGTGCCGGCCTGCAGCGGCTGGCTGGGGCTGGATGCACGCGGCCAGTGGTGGCTCAGGGACGAGCAGGCCCAGGCCTGCGGGGCGTTTGCGAGCGGGCAGCCCGGTGCCAGGGGCAGTCTGCTGCGCCATGAAAAGCTGGCCGAATTCATCGGTCGCAACTATCTGGCCGAGTCCGACGGCCGCTGGTATTTTCAGAACGGCCCGCAACGCGTGTATGTGGAACTGGAGAGCGCGCCATGGATATGGCGTCTGCGAGGCACAGAGCATGGTGTGCAGTTGCGCAGTCATACGGGCCAGGAACTGGCTGCCGAACAGGTGCAGCAGGTGCTGCTCGATGAGCAGGGGCGGCTTTTCCTGGCTTTGCCGCAGGGCCTGGGCATGGTGCACAGCCTGGACATGCTGGATGCCGCGAATGCGCTGGAGGGCGGCGTGCTGCCTGAGGTGCAGGAGGTCGACAGCGCTTCGCTGCCATTGAAGTTTGGTTTTGTGCCTAGCCCGAAAGCTGATCAAGTCTGA
- a CDS encoding efflux transporter outer membrane subunit has translation MNKTLLPVALAGALLASGCSFIPTLERPAAPVAEHYSAADEQAGTIAAADIPWQQFYTDPRLQQVIQLALDNNRDLRVAVLNIEKAQAQYQIQRAAQFPEFGVAGSASRQPSATTGRYANSYMAGLSMPSWEIDFWGRIGSLKQQALAQYLATEEGRKAAQISLIATVANTWLNLQADEELLAISRRTLGTREQSIKLTKLRLDSGVASELDYRQAQSLTESARATLAQQAGQRERDVNALTLLVGQALPADLQTSMQGKQLRDLPALADVPSGLPSDLLLRRPDIRQAEQSMIAANASIGAARALFFPNISLTASAGFVNSEVSDLFKSDSAAFTIAPSLYLPIFNAGRNRANLQVAQASQKIAVAQYEGSIQSAFREVSDTLVNRRALKDQLDAQSRQLEAEQVRYKLSDLRYTNGVASYLDLLDAQRSLFALEQSVVQVRLAQLQNQVNLYKVLGGGWTEAGAGNTPAAATTAQ, from the coding sequence ATGAATAAAACCTTGCTACCCGTAGCACTGGCCGGCGCGCTGCTGGCCAGCGGCTGTTCCTTCATCCCCACGCTGGAGCGCCCTGCCGCTCCGGTGGCCGAGCATTACTCGGCAGCCGACGAGCAGGCCGGCACCATCGCGGCCGCCGACATCCCCTGGCAGCAGTTCTACACGGACCCACGCCTGCAGCAGGTGATCCAGCTCGCGCTGGACAACAACCGCGACCTGCGTGTGGCCGTGCTCAATATCGAAAAGGCACAGGCTCAATACCAGATCCAGCGCGCCGCCCAGTTCCCTGAGTTCGGTGTGGCAGGCAGCGCCAGCCGCCAGCCCAGCGCCACCACGGGCCGCTATGCCAACTCGTACATGGCCGGCCTTTCCATGCCCAGCTGGGAGATTGACTTCTGGGGCCGCATCGGCAGCCTCAAGCAGCAAGCTCTGGCCCAGTATCTGGCAACCGAGGAAGGCCGCAAGGCGGCCCAGATCAGTCTGATTGCAACGGTCGCCAACACCTGGCTGAACCTGCAGGCTGACGAGGAGCTGCTGGCCATTTCCCGTCGTACCCTGGGTACACGCGAGCAGTCCATCAAGCTGACCAAGCTGCGCCTGGACTCTGGCGTGGCCTCCGAGCTGGACTACCGCCAGGCTCAGTCGCTGACCGAAAGCGCACGCGCCACGCTGGCCCAGCAAGCCGGTCAGCGCGAGCGCGACGTCAACGCCCTGACGCTGCTCGTGGGCCAGGCTCTACCTGCCGATCTGCAGACCAGCATGCAAGGCAAGCAGCTGCGCGATCTGCCTGCCCTGGCCGATGTACCGTCGGGCCTGCCTTCTGACCTGCTGCTGCGCCGGCCCGACATCCGTCAGGCCGAGCAAAGCATGATTGCCGCCAATGCCAGCATTGGCGCGGCACGTGCGCTGTTCTTCCCGAACATCTCCTTGACTGCCTCGGCAGGCTTTGTGAATTCGGAGGTTTCCGATCTGTTCAAGTCTGACTCTGCAGCATTCACGATTGCGCCTTCGCTGTACCTGCCCATCTTCAATGCAGGCCGCAATCGCGCCAATCTCCAGGTTGCACAAGCCAGCCAGAAGATTGCCGTGGCGCAATACGAAGGCTCCATCCAGTCAGCCTTCCGCGAGGTGTCCGACACCTTGGTGAATCGCCGAGCACTCAAGGATCAGCTAGATGCCCAGTCACGTCAGCTGGAGGCCGAGCAGGTTCGCTACAAGCTGTCGGACCTGCGCTACACCAACGGTGTGGCCAGCTACCTGGATCTGCTGGACGCGCAGCGCTCACTGTTTGCACTGGAGCAGTCCGTGGTTCAGGTGCGCCTGGCGCAGCTTCAAAACCAGGTCAATCTCTACAAGGTGCTGGGCGGCGGCTGGACCGAGGCAGGTGCCGGCAACACCCCTGCGGCAGCAACTACAGCCCAGTAA